A region of Salvia splendens isolate huo1 chromosome 17, SspV2, whole genome shotgun sequence DNA encodes the following proteins:
- the LOC121774674 gene encoding BTB/POZ domain-containing protein DOT3-like yields MEISMEQTLASNSDGITSEEDRRVIVPSKFIAAEADCGFEKKEHSWLAMSQIPTDLSIQVQEITFYVHKYPLISKCGYFSRIELRPQISDACCDVKLDNFPGGAETFEIILKFCYGLPISLNVSNVAALRCASEFLEMTEALEDGNLISKTEAFFTFVVLSSWGDSIAVLKSCETLSPWTDNLQIVRRCCDTIAWKITGETSTVGGLANGEKWWFNDVSTLRIDYFTRIITGLKAKGMKPEIIGSCIIQYKEYWLPSTEPEREAAGSNNYGRREMQWKIISGRKQEEYIGPTKEQRLMVESLVSLLPPEKEAVPCKFLLKMLKMALLYSASPAIVSELEKRAGLVLEGADVNDLLIPSYAAGDQGKLVDSTEEKTMHNTEIVQRILEYFLMYEQQQLQQQHSGPLPISKLLDSYLAEIARDPKLPVTKFLFLAQSLPENARTSDDGLYRAIDTYLKTHPSLPDHERRRLCKVMNCGKLSLDACAHAAQNDRLPLRTVIEVIFAEQMKIRAAIQGSGQTETADKSDLESNASATNKEVNTLKIELEKVKLQMNELQSDHSELQQQYKKQKPKQRNSSAWKVGWRKIRKSALFSLKAEEEETDESRNRPNQSRRSGLLRRRRQSVS; encoded by the exons ATGGAAATTTCTATGGAACAGACCCTAGCAAGCAACTCGGATGGTATCACCTCAGAAGAGGATCGACGGGTAATAGTTCCCTCAAAATTCATTGCAGCAGAAGCAGACTGCGGTTTTGAGAAGAAAGAACATTCATG GCTTGCCATGTCTCAGATTCCAACAGATCTGTCAATTCAAGTTCAAGAAATCACCTTCTACGTTCACAAG TATCCACTGATCTCCAAGTGTGGCTACTTCAGCCGAATAGAGCTCCGGCCCCAGATTTCAGATGCATGCTGCGATGTCAAGCTTGATAACTTTCCTGGTGGTGCTGAAACATTTGAAATCATATTGAAATTCTGCTACGGCCTCCCAATTAGTTTGAATGTAAGTAACGTAGCAGCCCTAAGATGTGCATCAGAGTTTCTTGAAATGACCGAGGCACTGGAAGATGGGAACCTGATCTCCAAGACCGAAGCTTTCTTTACATTTGTAGTCCTCTCTTCATGGGGAGACTCCATCGCCGTCCTCAAATCATGTGAAACACTGTCCCCGTGGACAGACAACCTTCAAATTGTCCGAAGATGCTGCGACACAATAGCTTGGAAGATTACCGGAGAAACTTCAACAGTAGGAGGGCTAGCAAATGGGGAAAAGTGGTGGTTCAATGATGTGAGCACTTTACGAATAGATTACTTCACAAGGATCATAACAGGACTCAAGGCAAAAGGGATGAAACCTGAGATTATAGGTTCATGCATCATCCAATACAAGGAATACTGGTTGCCAAGTACGGAGCCTGAGAGAGAAGCAGCTGGGAGCAATAACTATGGAAGACGCGAGATGCAATGGAAAATCATAAGTGGAAGAAAGCAGGAAGAGTACATTGGACCAACAAAGGAGCAGCGGTTGATGGTGGAGAGCCTAGTAAGCTTACTACCTCCGGAGAAAGAAGCAGTCCCTTGTAAGTTCCTTCTAAAGATGCTAAAGATGGCATTACTCTACTCGGCATCCCCAGCAATAGTTTCAGAACTTGAAAAACGAGCTGGTCTGGTGTTAGAAGGTGCAGATGTGAATGATCTTCTAATACCAAGTTATGCAGCAGGTGATCAAGGGAAGCTGGTAGA TTCCACTGAAGAAAAAACCATGCACAACACAGAGATTGTGCAGAGGATTTTGGAATATTTTTTGATGTATGAACAGCAGCAGCTGCAACAACAGCATTCTGGACCGTTGCCAATAAGCAAACTTCTAGACAGCTACCTAGCAGAAATTGCAAGAGATCCTAAGCTTCCAGTTACCAAGTTTCTGTTTTTAGCTCAGTCCTTACCTGAAAATGCTCGGACAAGTGATGACGGCCTCTACAGAGCCATTGACACCTATCTCAAG ACTCACCCATCACTACCAGATCACGAACGAAGGAGGCTATGTAAAGTCATGAATTGTGGGAAGCTTTCACTAGATGCATGTGCACATGCGGCACAAAATGATAGGCTGCCACTGAGGACCGTGATTGAG GTCATATTCGCAGAGCAAATGAAAATAAGAGCGGCCATACAAGGAAGTGGTCAGACAGAAACTGCTGATAAATCGGATCTGGAGAGTAATGCCTCAGCAACAAACAAAGAAGTCAACACCCTCAAAATAGAACTTGAGAAAGTGAAATTGCAAATGAATGAACTGCAAAGTGATCACTCAGAGTTACAACAACAATATAAAAAGCAGAAACCCAAACAAAGGAACTCATCAGCTTGGAAAGTTGGGTGGCGGAAAATCAGGAAGTCTGCTCTTTTCAGTTTGAAAGCAGAAGAGGAAGAAACTGATGAAAGCCGAAACAGACCAAACCAAAGTCGCAGAAGTGGCTTACTCCGCAGGCGCAGGCAATCAGTATCATGA
- the LOC121773553 gene encoding ras-related protein RABH1e-like, protein MAVVSPLAKYKLVFLGDQSVGKTSIITRFMYDKFDTTYQATIGIDFLSKTMYLEDRTVRLQLWDTAGQERFRSLIPSYIRDSSVAVIAYDVANRQSFLNTSKWIEEVRTERGGDVIIVLVGNKTDLVDKRQVSIEEGDIKARESGVMFVETSAKAGFNIKPLFRKIAAALPGMEALSSAKHDDMVDVNLKATANGGQNEQQGGGCAC, encoded by the exons ATGGCGGTGGTGTCACCATTAGCAAAATACAAGCTCGTGTTTCTGGGCGATCAGTCGGTCGGAAAAACCAGCATCATCACCCGTTTCATGTACGATAAATTCGATACAACCTATCAG GCTACAATTGGCATAGATTTCTTGTCCAAAACAATGTACCTTGAAGATCGAACAGTTCGCTTGCAGCTTTG GGATACTGCTGGACAAGAAAGATTTAGAAGTCTAATTCCGAGCTACATTAGGGATTCTTCAGTAGCTGTGATTGCCTACGATGTTGCTA ACAGACAGTCATTTTTGAACACTTCAAAGTGGATTGAGGAAGTAAGAACAGAACGTGGCGGTGATGTGATTATCGTTCTAGTCGGAAATAAAACTGATCTTGTCGACAAACG GCAAGTTTCGATTGAAGAAGGCGATATCAAGGCTCGTGAATCCGGAGTCATGTTCGTAGAGACTAGTGCTAAAGCCGGATTCAATATAAAG CCACTATTCCGGAAGATAGCTGCAGCGCTGCCGGGGATGGAGGCGCTCTCCTCTGCGAAGCACGATGATATGGTGGATGTGAATTTGAAGGCGACTGCAAACGGGGGCCAAAATGAGCAGCAAGGCGGAGGGTGCGCATGCTAG
- the LOC121774675 gene encoding uncharacterized protein LOC121774675, translating to MGSRLGRRVVNFANLPIKLLMPSSFTNITEIALKTIPSASKIEIKRVLESLYGFEVEKVQTLNMEGKKKKYGGIVIARPDYKKAYVTLRSPLSINPELFPIPVVEEERKRKTKQSKLSIVEDPEAVKKSHWLDSARDNRRYKTPEGQTFGRRGKGADQKAADGAQVKFPWSSMTSFGRR from the exons ATGGGAAGCCGACTGGGGAGAAGAGTTGTGAACTTCGCGAATCTTCCAATCAAACTTCTCATGCCCTCATCTTTTACTAACATTACTGAAATTGCGCTGAAGACAATCCCCTCAGCTTCTAAG ATCGAGATTAAGAGGGTCCTGGAGTCGTTGTACGGATTCGAGGTGGAGAAAGTGCAGACGCTTAATATGGAGGGGAAAAAGAAGAAATACGGCGGGATAGTGATCGCGAGGCCTGATTACAAGAAGGCTTACGTCACGCTTCGGAGCCCCCTATCGATCAATCCGGAACTTTTCCCAATTCCGGTTGTcgaggaggagaggaagaggaagacgaAGCAGTCGAAATTGAGCATTGTTGAAGATCCGGAAGCTGTGAAGAAGTCGCACTGGCTCGACTCTGCGCGGGATAATCGGAGGTATAAGACGCCGGAAGGGCAGACGTTTGGGCGTCGCGGGAAGGGCGCCGATCAGAAGGCGGCTGACGGAGCTCAGGTGAAGTTTCCATGGAGCAGCATGACTTCTTTTGGGAGGAGGTAA